The proteins below come from a single Erythrobacter sp. SG61-1L genomic window:
- a CDS encoding prepilin peptidase, which translates to MDDASIQYGLLAALAIALLVAAFTDIRSRQIANWLNAAIALGAPLFWWASGLALWPGVAIQLGVAVACFAVLAVLFALRAMGGGDVKLLTALALWIPPTQFLTLLIVMALVGGVLTIVFGAWHVARRQRDRLAVPYGVAIAIGGLWVLAANYLPAAHAAGGNLG; encoded by the coding sequence ATGGACGACGCTTCGATCCAGTACGGATTGCTTGCAGCCTTGGCAATTGCACTGCTTGTGGCAGCCTTCACCGATATCCGTTCGCGACAGATCGCGAACTGGCTGAACGCTGCCATCGCTCTTGGCGCGCCGCTTTTCTGGTGGGCCAGCGGGCTTGCGCTGTGGCCGGGCGTGGCGATCCAGCTTGGCGTTGCAGTGGCCTGTTTCGCCGTCCTTGCCGTTCTGTTCGCGCTGCGCGCGATGGGTGGCGGCGACGTGAAGCTGCTTACTGCGCTGGCCCTGTGGATCCCGCCGACGCAGTTTCTGACCCTGCTGATCGTGATGGCACTGGTGGGCGGTGTGCTCACCATCGTGTTCGGCGCCTGGCACGTCGCCCGCCGCCAGCGCGACCGCCTGGCGGTGCCTTACGGGGTCGCAATCGCAATCGGGGGATTGTGGGTACTTGCCGCGAATTACCTGCCAGCAGCCCACGCTGCAGGCGGGAATTTGGGGTGA
- a CDS encoding alpha/beta hydrolase codes for MEGFWHAEDGWPVRRIDWPLPDVGARGSILFLPGRGDCYEKYLETLDHWSKQGWRVTASDWRGQAGSGRLGMDAVTGHVPDFAVWVADLAWFWRRWVAETPGPHVIAGHSMGGHLVLRALAEKAIEPDGAILSAPMLGFHSWGLPSWLMHSIAGLMTHLGDRRRPAWKWSEKPGEVPEGRDMLLTHDPERYGDELWWRQHRPELVMGPGSWGWVERAYASVRGLEKPGVLEAVESPVFVVATDHDKLVAYSAIERAVRRLPRGELFLFGEEAHHEVLREVDAIRNLAIEAIDGFLSLVASRGTKRSS; via the coding sequence GTGGAGGGTTTCTGGCATGCCGAAGATGGCTGGCCGGTTCGCCGGATCGATTGGCCCCTGCCAGATGTTGGTGCCAGGGGTTCGATCCTGTTCCTGCCAGGGCGGGGGGACTGCTACGAGAAATACCTCGAAACGCTGGACCACTGGTCGAAGCAGGGCTGGCGGGTCACGGCATCGGACTGGCGCGGGCAGGCAGGGTCCGGGCGGCTGGGAATGGACGCGGTAACGGGCCATGTGCCCGATTTCGCCGTCTGGGTGGCGGATCTGGCGTGGTTCTGGCGCCGTTGGGTGGCCGAGACGCCCGGCCCGCACGTGATCGCAGGCCATTCGATGGGCGGCCATCTGGTGCTGCGTGCACTGGCGGAAAAGGCCATCGAGCCGGATGGAGCAATTTTGTCGGCGCCGATGCTGGGGTTCCATTCCTGGGGTCTGCCAAGCTGGCTGATGCACTCCATCGCCGGTCTGATGACCCATCTGGGCGACCGTCGCCGCCCGGCCTGGAAATGGAGCGAGAAGCCCGGCGAAGTCCCGGAGGGCCGTGACATGCTGCTGACTCATGATCCCGAACGCTACGGCGATGAATTATGGTGGCGCCAGCACCGGCCGGAACTGGTCATGGGGCCGGGTAGCTGGGGCTGGGTGGAACGCGCGTATGCCTCGGTGCGGGGCCTGGAAAAGCCCGGTGTGCTGGAGGCAGTGGAATCGCCGGTTTTCGTCGTGGCCACCGATCATGACAAGCTGGTGGCCTATTCCGCGATTGAGAGAGCGGTCCGCCGACTGCCACGGGGGGAATTGTTCCTGTTCGGCGAGGAAGCGCACCATGAAGTGTTGCGCGAAGTCGACGCCATCAGAAATCTTGCGATAGAGGCGATTGACGGATTCCTCTCGCTTGTCGCATCGCGGGGGACGAAGAGGTCCTCTTGA
- a CDS encoding FAD-dependent oxidoreductase: MNDTYDIAVIGAGIAGASLAAELGPHARVIMLEAEDAPGRHATGRSAAFWAETYGGPLVQPLTTASGQWLEERGFLSDRGSLNIAKAGQEPELEAFIADFEQAGVRVERLGREEIEQIVPGLKPDWIYGVDEPDCRDIDVAGVHGWYLAEARKAGVELRCRAGLTEAGYDRDRGWTLRTSDGATIHCKVLANAAGAWADPVAQIAGIHPLGIQPLRRTVVQLRTAPAAQDDLPLVVDLGGSFYFKPESGRLWLSPHDETPSVPCDAAPEELDVAIAIDRFEQVVDWTVERVEHKWAGLRSFAPDRLPVYGFDPANPAFFWFAGQGGFGIQTAPAAARLAAQILLNLPADDLTVSLDRERYLASRFA, translated from the coding sequence TTGAACGATACATACGACATTGCGGTAATCGGCGCGGGAATCGCCGGGGCGAGCCTTGCGGCCGAACTCGGACCCCATGCTCGCGTAATCATGCTGGAAGCGGAAGACGCACCGGGCCGCCATGCGACCGGGCGTTCCGCCGCGTTCTGGGCCGAGACCTATGGCGGTCCATTGGTTCAGCCGCTGACCACCGCTTCAGGCCAATGGCTGGAGGAACGCGGCTTCCTGTCGGATCGCGGATCGCTCAACATCGCCAAGGCCGGGCAGGAACCGGAACTCGAGGCGTTCATCGCCGATTTCGAGCAGGCAGGCGTCAGGGTGGAACGACTGGGACGTGAGGAGATCGAGCAGATCGTCCCGGGCCTCAAGCCCGATTGGATTTACGGTGTTGACGAACCGGACTGCCGCGACATCGATGTCGCCGGAGTCCATGGTTGGTATCTTGCCGAAGCAAGGAAGGCCGGGGTGGAGCTGCGCTGCCGCGCTGGCCTGACCGAAGCTGGCTACGACCGGGACCGTGGCTGGACCCTGCGCACTTCCGACGGTGCGACGATCCACTGCAAGGTGCTGGCCAATGCTGCCGGGGCATGGGCGGACCCGGTGGCGCAGATTGCCGGAATCCACCCGCTGGGCATTCAGCCTTTGCGACGCACCGTGGTGCAATTGCGCACTGCTCCCGCCGCACAGGACGATCTGCCGCTGGTAGTGGATCTTGGCGGCAGCTTCTATTTCAAGCCGGAGAGCGGGCGCCTGTGGCTTAGCCCGCATGACGAAACGCCCAGCGTCCCTTGCGATGCCGCGCCCGAGGAACTGGACGTGGCCATCGCCATTGACCGGTTCGAACAGGTTGTGGACTGGACAGTGGAACGGGTGGAGCACAAATGGGCCGGCCTGAGGAGCTTCGCGCCCGACCGGCTGCCGGTCTATGGCTTCGATCCGGCTAATCCGGCCTTCTTCTGGTTTGCCGGGCAGGGTGGTTTCGGCATCCAGACGGCGCCTGCCGCCGCCCGGCTTGCAGCCCAGATCCTGCTGAACCTGCCAGCCGACGATTTGACTGTATCGCTGGATCGCGAGCGTTATCTGGCCAGTCGCTTCGCTTAA
- a CDS encoding YegP family protein produces the protein MAHKFEIYKDKAGEFRVRFKYNSEVMFSTEGYSSKASAQNAIDSIKKNGPDAPVEDNS, from the coding sequence ATGGCGCACAAGTTCGAGATTTATAAGGACAAGGCAGGCGAGTTCCGCGTCCGCTTCAAATATAATTCCGAAGTGATGTTCTCGACCGAAGGCTATTCCAGCAAGGCGAGCGCGCAGAACGCCATCGATTCGATCAAGAAGAACGGGCCGGACGCTCCCGTCGAGGACAATAGCTGA
- the rnhA gene encoding ribonuclease HI, whose translation MTKVEIFTDGACKGNPGPGGWGALLRMGPHEKELSGSEAHTTNNRMEMMAVISALKALTRPCEVQLHSDSKYVIDGITKWVHGWKRKGWVNASKKPVRNAELWHDLIEAAAPHKIDWIWVKGHNGHPENERVDKLASDAAASVAGR comes from the coding sequence GTGACGAAGGTAGAAATTTTCACCGATGGCGCATGCAAGGGCAATCCCGGCCCGGGTGGCTGGGGCGCGCTGCTGCGCATGGGCCCGCATGAGAAGGAACTTTCCGGCTCAGAAGCGCACACCACGAATAATCGCATGGAAATGATGGCAGTGATCAGTGCACTGAAGGCACTGACGCGCCCTTGCGAGGTGCAGCTTCATTCCGACAGCAAATATGTGATCGACGGCATCACCAAGTGGGTGCACGGCTGGAAGCGCAAGGGCTGGGTCAATGCGAGCAAGAAGCCAGTGCGCAATGCCGAATTATGGCACGATCTGATCGAGGCTGCCGCCCCGCACAAGATCGACTGGATCTGGGTGAAGGGCCATAATGGCCACCCCGAAAACGAACGGGTGGACAAGCTGGCCAGCGACGCGGCCGCGAGTGTGGCGGGGCGTTGA
- the thrB gene encoding homoserine kinase: MAVYTHLGAEDLAALIAHYDVGELVSAKGIAEGVSNSNWLIETTGREGYGARFILTMYERRIELADLPFFLGLLDHLAEHDCPVPRTIHDREGAAFRMLDGKAVALIEFLPGVSIDHPEAEQAYSVGRALARVHLASADFAMERANDLSLAGWENLAGVCGTEGLTQIDPALAATVSEELEYLRENWPKGLPRSVIHADLFPDNVLMMGHQVSGLIDFYFACCDITAYDLAVTHAAWCFDAEGRGFRPEIGTALMEGYESIRPLSHDERAALDVLARGASLRFLLTRAEDWLHTPADALVTRKDPLAFARRLAFYADRGAAAFAAHPHPDHLP; encoded by the coding sequence GTGGCAGTCTACACGCATCTCGGCGCAGAGGATCTCGCTGCGCTCATCGCGCATTATGACGTTGGTGAACTGGTTTCGGCCAAAGGCATCGCGGAAGGCGTTTCCAATTCCAACTGGCTGATCGAGACGACAGGCAGGGAAGGATATGGCGCGCGCTTCATCCTCACCATGTATGAACGGCGGATCGAACTGGCGGACCTGCCTTTCTTCCTTGGCCTGCTGGATCATCTGGCGGAACATGACTGCCCCGTGCCGCGCACGATCCATGACCGTGAAGGCGCCGCCTTCCGCATGCTGGACGGCAAGGCAGTGGCGCTGATCGAGTTCCTGCCGGGCGTTTCCATCGACCATCCCGAGGCAGAGCAGGCTTACTCAGTAGGCCGTGCCCTTGCCCGCGTTCACCTGGCCTCAGCCGATTTCGCGATGGAGCGCGCGAACGATCTCAGCCTGGCCGGCTGGGAAAATCTGGCTGGCGTCTGCGGCACGGAAGGGCTGACCCAGATCGACCCGGCATTGGCCGCAACAGTGAGCGAGGAACTGGAATATCTGCGCGAGAACTGGCCCAAGGGCCTGCCGCGCTCGGTAATCCACGCCGATCTGTTCCCCGACAATGTCCTGATGATGGGACATCAGGTCAGCGGGCTGATCGACTTCTATTTCGCCTGCTGTGACATCACAGCCTATGATCTGGCAGTGACCCATGCTGCATGGTGCTTCGATGCCGAAGGGCGCGGGTTCCGGCCGGAAATCGGCACTGCGCTGATGGAAGGCTATGAAAGCATCCGGCCCCTGTCGCACGATGAACGCGCCGCGCTGGACGTGCTGGCACGCGGGGCCTCTCTGCGCTTCCTGCTGACGCGCGCCGAAGACTGGCTGCACACGCCCGCCGATGCGCTGGTAACCCGCAAGGATCCGCTGGCATTCGCCCGGCGGCTTGCCTTCTATGCGGATCGCGGGGCCGCTGCTTTTGCCGCCCATCCTCACCCGGACCATCTGCCTTGA
- the ispH gene encoding 4-hydroxy-3-methylbut-2-enyl diphosphate reductase has product MNAPFPKPHRPETLMPLILLIAAPRGFCAGVDRAIEIVERALTRYGAPVYVRHEIVHNRFVVEGLKAKGAVFVEELDEVPDGVPVVFSAHGVPKSVPEAATERGLNWLDATCPLVSKVHRQAERQMEAGRHIVFVGHKGHPEVIGTFGQVPEGAMTLVETVEDVAALDLPEKTSLAFLTQTTLSVDDTAEIIDALKARYPQIVGPKAEDICYATSNRQAAVKAIAPQCDLVLVIGAPNSSNSLRLVEVAERFGTPARLIQRASEIDPDWLKGVATLGLTAGASAPEKLVREVVDTLSQWREVEEHTLVTAEEKMIFKLPRQLAD; this is encoded by the coding sequence ATGAACGCTCCCTTTCCAAAACCACACCGTCCGGAAACGCTTATGCCCCTGATCCTGCTTATTGCAGCGCCGCGCGGTTTCTGCGCCGGCGTGGACCGCGCGATCGAGATCGTGGAGCGCGCGCTCACCCGTTATGGCGCCCCGGTCTATGTCCGGCACGAGATCGTCCATAACCGCTTTGTCGTAGAAGGGCTGAAGGCCAAGGGCGCGGTTTTCGTGGAAGAGCTGGACGAAGTGCCCGATGGCGTGCCGGTGGTATTCAGCGCGCATGGCGTGCCCAAATCCGTACCGGAAGCCGCGACGGAACGCGGGCTGAACTGGCTGGACGCCACCTGCCCGCTGGTGAGCAAGGTACACCGCCAGGCCGAACGCCAGATGGAAGCCGGGCGGCATATCGTCTTTGTGGGCCACAAGGGCCATCCCGAGGTGATCGGCACTTTTGGCCAGGTACCCGAAGGGGCGATGACGCTGGTCGAAACCGTGGAAGACGTTGCAGCCCTCGACCTGCCGGAAAAGACTTCTCTGGCTTTCCTGACCCAAACGACGCTCTCGGTGGACGACACGGCAGAGATCATTGATGCCCTCAAGGCGCGCTATCCCCAGATTGTCGGGCCCAAGGCGGAAGACATCTGTTACGCGACGTCCAACCGGCAGGCCGCGGTAAAGGCGATTGCGCCGCAATGCGATCTGGTGCTGGTGATCGGTGCACCCAACAGCTCAAACTCCCTGCGTCTGGTGGAAGTGGCCGAACGCTTCGGCACGCCCGCTCGCCTGATCCAGCGCGCGAGCGAAATCGATCCCGACTGGCTGAAGGGTGTGGCCACGCTGGGCCTCACTGCAGGCGCCTCCGCCCCTGAGAAGCTGGTGCGTGAAGTGGTCGACACGCTGTCGCAGTGGCGCGAGGTGGAAGAGCACACGCTCGTGACTGCGGAAGAGAAGATGATCTTCAAGCTGCCGCGCCAGCTGGCGGACTAG
- the argS gene encoding arginine--tRNA ligase gives MSATKTIHAAFAAHLADVLDALEQEGALPAGLPRSSVTVEPPRDPSHGDLATNAAMVLAKPAGTNPRALAGGITAKLEALPEVTSTEIAGPGFINMRVSDAAWRGELAAIAALGADYGRSSVGGSRMVNVEYVSANPTGPMHMGHCRGAVVGDALASLLEFAGYRVTREYYVNDAGGQVDVLARSVYLRYREALGEDIGEIPAGLYPGDYLKPVGAALAQELGDAYLGKPEEEWLVLFRTRAVAAMMEMIRADLSLLGIHHDLFSSEAELQAAGKPEAAEKWLREHDLVYDGVLEAPKGKTLEDWEPVELPLFRSTKFGDDQDRPIRKSDGKWTYFGADLAYHLQKAQSADELIDIWGADHAGTVKRIKAAVAALSEGQGKPIPFDVKLVQMVQLLRDGEPAKMSKRSGNFVTIADMVDEVGKDVVRFTMLTRKPEAQMDFDFAKVVEASKDNPVFYVQYAHARIHSTLRKAAAEGLAPSDAHLDLLGEEELALVKHAAQFPRMVEAAAVAREPHRIAFFLYDLAAAFHAYWNLGNDDPSKRFILSDQPELTGARLFLGLQIGQVVKNGLNLLGVEAVEEL, from the coding sequence ATGTCCGCAACCAAGACGATCCATGCCGCCTTCGCGGCCCATCTCGCAGATGTCCTCGACGCGCTCGAACAGGAAGGTGCGTTGCCAGCAGGGCTGCCGCGCTCCAGCGTGACGGTGGAGCCGCCGCGCGATCCTTCTCATGGCGATCTGGCGACCAATGCCGCGATGGTGCTGGCCAAGCCCGCTGGAACCAATCCGCGTGCACTGGCGGGCGGGATTACGGCAAAGCTGGAAGCGCTGCCGGAAGTGACCTCCACCGAAATCGCCGGGCCGGGCTTTATCAACATGCGCGTATCCGATGCGGCGTGGCGCGGCGAACTGGCCGCGATTGCCGCGCTGGGCGCGGATTATGGCCGTTCGAGCGTGGGCGGAAGCCGGATGGTGAATGTCGAATATGTCTCGGCCAATCCCACCGGCCCGATGCATATGGGCCATTGCCGCGGCGCGGTGGTGGGCGATGCGCTGGCCAGCCTGCTGGAATTCGCGGGCTATCGCGTGACGCGCGAATATTACGTCAACGATGCGGGCGGCCAGGTCGATGTGCTCGCCCGCTCGGTCTACCTGCGGTATCGCGAGGCACTGGGCGAGGACATTGGCGAGATTCCGGCCGGCCTCTATCCGGGCGATTACCTCAAGCCGGTTGGCGCCGCGCTGGCGCAGGAACTGGGCGACGCCTATCTCGGCAAGCCGGAAGAGGAATGGCTGGTGCTGTTCCGCACCCGCGCCGTGGCCGCAATGATGGAGATGATCCGCGCGGACCTGTCGCTGCTGGGCATCCATCACGATCTCTTCTCTTCCGAGGCGGAACTGCAGGCCGCAGGCAAGCCCGAAGCGGCCGAGAAGTGGCTGCGCGAACACGATCTGGTCTATGACGGTGTGCTTGAAGCACCCAAGGGCAAGACTCTGGAAGACTGGGAGCCGGTGGAACTGCCGCTGTTCCGTTCGACCAAATTCGGCGACGATCAGGACCGCCCGATCCGCAAGAGCGACGGCAAGTGGACCTATTTCGGTGCGGATCTGGCCTACCATCTGCAGAAGGCCCAGAGCGCTGACGAGTTGATCGACATCTGGGGTGCGGACCATGCCGGCACGGTGAAGCGGATCAAGGCCGCAGTCGCTGCGCTGTCCGAAGGGCAGGGCAAGCCGATCCCCTTCGATGTGAAGCTGGTCCAGATGGTCCAGCTGCTGCGCGATGGCGAGCCGGCCAAGATGTCCAAGCGGTCGGGCAATTTCGTCACCATCGCCGACATGGTCGATGAAGTGGGCAAGGACGTGGTCCGCTTCACCATGCTGACCCGCAAGCCCGAAGCGCAGATGGATTTCGACTTTGCCAAGGTGGTGGAAGCTTCGAAGGACAATCCGGTCTTCTATGTGCAGTATGCCCATGCGCGCATCCATTCGACCCTGCGCAAGGCAGCAGCCGAGGGGCTTGCGCCGTCCGACGCGCATCTCGATCTGCTGGGCGAGGAAGAACTGGCGCTGGTGAAGCATGCCGCGCAGTTCCCCCGCATGGTGGAAGCGGCTGCGGTTGCTCGCGAGCCGCACCGGATTGCCTTCTTCCTCTACGATCTGGCAGCAGCGTTCCATGCTTACTGGAATCTGGGCAATGACGATCCGTCCAAGCGCTTCATTCTTTCCGATCAACCCGAACTGACCGGGGCAAGGCTTTTCCTCGGCCTGCAAATCGGGCAGGTTGTGAAGAACGGCCTCAATCTGCTGGGTGTCGAGGCTGTCGAGGAGCTGTAA
- a CDS encoding SPOR domain-containing protein, which produces MAIGDQYGDESDPFGDAGAAPAPAGRLALDDGDDQLPWLESDDDYEDEGVDTARIAALAVIGLLGVALLVGAIWWFTRERSDPALMADGSTIEAPEGPYKSKPEDPGGKTFAGTGDTSFAVAEGKTREAKLAEEDLPRPSIDTKAASPVSTAEAKGGVGVQVGAYSTRESAEQGWQKLAGKYEALSGVSHRVVEGQADIGKVYRLQAVAGDLAGANALCNSLKASGGACQVKP; this is translated from the coding sequence ATGGCGATCGGCGATCAGTACGGCGATGAAAGCGATCCTTTCGGAGATGCCGGCGCGGCACCGGCACCTGCCGGCCGGCTGGCGCTGGACGATGGTGACGACCAGCTGCCCTGGCTGGAAAGCGACGACGATTACGAGGATGAAGGCGTCGATACGGCGCGGATCGCCGCTCTTGCCGTGATCGGCCTTCTTGGCGTCGCTCTGCTCGTTGGGGCGATCTGGTGGTTTACCCGCGAACGGTCTGACCCTGCGCTTATGGCTGATGGCAGCACGATCGAGGCGCCGGAAGGCCCCTATAAGAGCAAGCCGGAAGATCCGGGCGGCAAGACCTTTGCCGGCACTGGCGATACCAGCTTTGCGGTAGCCGAAGGCAAGACGCGTGAGGCCAAGTTGGCCGAAGAGGATTTGCCGCGCCCCAGCATCGACACCAAGGCCGCATCGCCAGTGTCCACTGCTGAAGCCAAAGGCGGTGTCGGGGTGCAGGTCGGCGCCTATTCCACCCGCGAAAGCGCGGAACAGGGCTGGCAGAAGCTGGCAGGCAAATATGAGGCGCTGAGCGGTGTGAGCCACCGTGTGGTTGAAGGGCAGGCCGACATTGGCAAAGTCTATCGCCTGCAGGCCGTGGCGGGCGATCTGGCCGGGGCCAACGCGCTGTGCAATAGCCTCAAGGCTTCGGGCGGCGCCTGTCAGGTGAAGCCGTAA
- the nagZ gene encoding beta-N-acetylhexosaminidase, whose product MTPAIFGLSGLQLTADERAFFRDCDPAGYILFGRNVESRDQLCALTDELRAIQGRDRLFICIDQEGGRVARMKPPQWLAFPPGEVFDRLYDLAPASAIEAARSNAQALGMDLAEVGITVDCHPSLDVRQPGAHDVIGDRALGSEPMRVAALGKAILQGLIRAGVAGCIKHMPGHGRAMADSHKALPVVDASEEELEIDLAPFRALADTPVGMTAHIRYRAWDDENAGTLSPFVVGEIIRKRIGFDGLLLTDDLDMEALTGTVPERAARALAAGCDIALNCWAKMDDMVGIASALPAMGEVAARRLDRALNATEGGQNGTDQATLLAKRDALLALVGQPA is encoded by the coding sequence ATGACGCCAGCGATCTTTGGCCTTTCCGGACTACAGCTGACCGCTGACGAGCGGGCGTTTTTCCGTGACTGCGATCCTGCAGGCTACATCCTGTTTGGCCGCAATGTGGAAAGCCGCGATCAGCTCTGCGCGCTGACCGATGAATTGCGCGCGATCCAGGGGCGGGACCGGCTGTTCATCTGCATCGATCAGGAAGGCGGGCGGGTCGCGCGGATGAAGCCGCCGCAGTGGCTCGCTTTTCCACCGGGCGAAGTTTTCGATCGGCTTTACGATCTGGCCCCCGCCAGCGCGATCGAAGCGGCGCGATCCAATGCGCAGGCACTGGGCATGGATCTCGCCGAAGTGGGCATCACGGTCGATTGCCATCCTTCGCTCGATGTGCGCCAGCCCGGCGCGCATGACGTAATCGGAGACCGCGCGCTGGGTAGCGAGCCGATGCGCGTTGCCGCCTTGGGCAAGGCCATATTGCAGGGGCTTATCCGCGCCGGAGTGGCAGGCTGCATCAAGCATATGCCAGGCCATGGCCGCGCCATGGCGGATAGCCACAAGGCCCTGCCAGTAGTGGATGCGAGCGAGGAAGAGCTGGAGATCGATCTCGCCCCCTTCCGCGCCCTTGCAGATACGCCGGTGGGGATGACGGCCCATATCCGTTATCGCGCGTGGGACGATGAGAATGCAGGGACGCTTTCCCCCTTCGTGGTTGGCGAGATCATCCGCAAGCGGATCGGCTTCGATGGGCTGCTGCTGACTGACGATCTGGACATGGAGGCGCTGACCGGGACAGTGCCGGAACGTGCCGCGCGGGCGCTCGCCGCGGGCTGTGACATCGCCTTGAATTGCTGGGCGAAAATGGACGACATGGTGGGCATTGCCAGTGCCTTGCCCGCCATGGGCGAGGTTGCGGCCAGAAGGCTTGACCGTGCGCTCAACGCCACCGAAGGGGGGCAGAACGGCACCGATCAGGCCACATTACTGGCCAAGAGGGACGCACTGCTGGCCCTTGTCGGGCAGCCGGCATGA
- a CDS encoding ScpA family protein encodes MSEQETSLDADIPPLPQDDAWEFPAGQGATSEEEALYLELDGWEGPLDLLLDLARRQKVDLKSISILSLVDQYIAYIERAEALKLELAADYLVMAAWLAYLKSALLLPKDEQEDPSPEELALRLQLRLQRLGAMREAAARLMGRDRIGRDVFLRGAPEGLRVDRKNLWQCDWFDLIQAYGQVKARTQPAVHMVRDRMVMTLDSALDRVSAMLGVTLDWMELREFLPGGPDKKLQRSALASSFVAALELARLGKAEIRQEEIFGPMHLRRIKA; translated from the coding sequence ATGAGCGAACAGGAAACTTCCCTGGACGCTGACATCCCGCCGCTGCCGCAGGACGATGCATGGGAGTTTCCAGCCGGTCAGGGGGCAACGAGCGAGGAAGAGGCGCTCTACCTCGAACTCGATGGTTGGGAAGGGCCGCTCGACCTGCTGCTCGATCTTGCGCGGCGCCAGAAGGTCGATCTCAAGAGCATCTCGATCCTCTCGCTCGTCGACCAATATATCGCCTATATCGAGCGGGCCGAGGCATTGAAGCTGGAACTGGCGGCCGATTATCTCGTGATGGCCGCATGGCTGGCCTATCTCAAATCCGCCCTGCTGCTGCCGAAGGACGAGCAGGAAGATCCCAGCCCTGAAGAACTGGCCCTGCGCCTGCAATTGCGCCTGCAAAGGCTGGGCGCGATGCGCGAGGCTGCGGCGCGGCTGATGGGGCGTGACCGGATCGGGCGCGATGTGTTCCTGCGCGGCGCGCCGGAAGGGCTGCGGGTGGACCGCAAGAATTTGTGGCAGTGCGACTGGTTCGATCTGATCCAGGCCTATGGCCAGGTGAAGGCCCGCACCCAGCCGGCAGTGCACATGGTGCGCGACCGGATGGTGATGACGCTGGATTCCGCGCTGGACCGGGTCTCTGCCATGCTTGGCGTCACGCTGGACTGGATGGAACTGCGCGAATTCCTGCCCGGCGGGCCGGACAAGAAGTTGCAACGCTCCGCCCTTGCCTCCAGCTTCGTCGCCGCGCTGGAACTCGCCCGGCTGGGCAAGGCGGAAATTCGGCAGGAGGAGATTTTCGGCCCCATGCATCTCAGGCGGATCAAGGCATGA
- the scpB gene encoding SMC-Scp complex subunit ScpB gives MSEEQVPEAGTRPEADDLVRAVEATLFAAEEALSADAISTHLGGADVRAALKELEAHYAQRGIRLVERGKRWQFQTAPDLAHLLRREREHARRLSRAATEVLAIVAYHEPVSRAEIEAIRGVQTSGGTLDVLMEAGWVRVAGRREVPGRPVIYATTPEFLSHFSLESRRDLPGIDELRAAGLLDPVDDAYDALMTGGDAGEAAQEAESASETDLADADDAAMLDKPGELG, from the coding sequence ATGAGCGAGGAACAGGTGCCCGAAGCCGGCACCCGGCCCGAAGCGGACGATCTGGTGCGTGCGGTGGAGGCCACCCTGTTCGCCGCGGAAGAAGCCTTGAGCGCGGATGCGATTTCCACCCATCTCGGCGGGGCGGATGTGCGCGCGGCGCTGAAGGAACTGGAAGCGCATTATGCCCAGCGCGGCATTCGGCTGGTGGAGCGGGGCAAGCGCTGGCAGTTCCAGACCGCGCCCGATCTGGCCCATCTGCTGCGGCGCGAGCGGGAACATGCCCGCCGCCTGTCGCGCGCGGCCACCGAAGTGCTGGCGATCGTGGCCTATCACGAACCCGTCAGCCGCGCGGAGATCGAGGCGATCCGCGGTGTGCAGACCAGCGGCGGAACGCTGGACGTGCTGATGGAAGCGGGCTGGGTGCGCGTGGCCGGGCGCCGCGAAGTGCCGGGCCGCCCGGTGATCTATGCCACCACGCCGGAATTCCTCAGCCACTTTTCGCTCGAATCGCGGCGCGACCTGCCGGGCATCGACGAATTGCGCGCAGCGGGCCTGCTTGATCCGGTTGATGACGCTTATGATGCGCTTATGACAGGCGGGGACGCTGGAGAGGCCGCACAAGAGGCTGAATCGGCCTCGGAAACCGATCTTGCGGACGCGGATGATGCCGCGATGCTGGATAAGCCCGGCGAACTGGGCTAA
- the tatA gene encoding twin-arginine translocase TatA/TatE family subunit: MNIGPVQILIIAIVILVLFGRGRISEMMGDFGKGVKSFRKGLNDDDAPAVPPARIDAPKQGAADNAETKSPDNTTSN, from the coding sequence ATGAATATCGGGCCGGTTCAGATCCTGATAATCGCGATCGTAATCCTCGTGCTGTTCGGCCGTGGCCGGATTTCCGAGATGATGGGCGATTTCGGCAAGGGCGTGAAAAGCTTCCGCAAGGGCCTGAATGACGACGATGCGCCCGCGGTTCCGCCTGCCAGGATCGATGCACCCAAGCAGGGGGCGGCAGATAATGCGGAGACGAAGTCTCCCGATAATACCACCTCCAACTGA